One genomic region from Quercus robur chromosome 4, dhQueRobu3.1, whole genome shotgun sequence encodes:
- the LOC126721424 gene encoding reticulon-like protein B5 has translation MAEHSESGGVSAVMEKISEKIHAHDSSSSSDYDSDSEKPESVKAQIYRLFGREKPVHKVFGGGKPADVLLWRNKKISAGVLGGVTAIWVIFELVEYHLLTLVCHVLILALAILFLWSNAHTFINKTPPRIPEVHLPEEPFLQVASALRIEINQGFAVLRNIASGRDLKKFLIVIAGLWVLSTVGTWCNFLTLFYISFVLLHTVPVLYEKFEDKVDPFAEKAMVEIKKQYLVFDAKVLSKIPKGPLKGKLA, from the exons ATGGCGGAGCATTCTGAGAGCGGTGGTGTTTCGGCAGTGATGGAGAAGATAAGCGAGAAGATCCACGCGCATGATTCATCTTCGTCTTCAGATTACGATTCCGATTCCGAGAAACCGGAATCTGTAAAGGCTCAGATTTACCGGCTTTTCGGCAGAGAGAAACCGGTTCACAAGGTTTTCGGTGGCGGAAAGC CTGCTGATGTGTTGTTATGGAGGAACAAGAAGATTTCAGCTGGTGTACTCGGTGGAGTTACTGCCATCTGGGTTATTTTTGAATTGGTCGAATACCACCTGCTTACTCTTGTATGTCATGTTTTGATACTTGCTCTTGCAATCTTGTTCCTGTGGTCCAATGCTCATACCTTTATCAACAA GACTCCTCCCCGGATCCCAGAAGTTCATCTTCCTGAGGAGCCATTCTTGCAAGTTGCTTCTGCACTGAGAATTGAAATTAATCAGGGTTTTGCTGTCTTGCGGAATATTGCATCAGGAAGAGATTTGAAGAAATTTCTCATT GTTATTGCTGGCTTGTGGGTTCTTTCCACTGTGGGCACTTGGTGTAATTTCTTGACCTTGTTCTATATAT CTTTTGTTTTGCTGCACACTGTGCCTGTTCTGTATGAGAAGTTTGAGGACAAGGTTGACCCATTTGCCGAGAAGGCAATGGTTGAGATTAAAAAGCAGTATCTAGTGTTTGATGCCAAGGTTCTGAGTAAAATTCCAAAAGGTCCGTTGAAAGGGAAGTTGGCTTAG